In Candidatus Hydrogenedentota bacterium, the sequence ACCACTAACGTCAGCTTTTTCATGTTGTTACTCCCACCTACACACTTGAGGCTTTTGTACATCTTTGTGCGAGGATTCTTGGCGCTCGCACAACCTTGGGTATGCGTGGGGCAACCCGAACATGAGGCAGAAGCGCTCTGCCTTCACTTCATATGCCCAACGCGTTGCACTAATCCTGCGAACCCGCCCTGCGAAATGACCCCTGTTTAGCTGACAGAACGGCCAGCAATTTACGAAAAAGCCGGTTGGGTCGCGGCGCGTTTTTACAAGACGAGGGTCATTTGCTTTACATAATTCAATACATTTTACGATATTTGCGGTTTTCATGAATACATATGGTTCGCCCAAATCAATCACGGGCGGGACGCCTGTGCTCCTTTGTGCTATCGTCCCCAACGCTGCACCAAGGGCTGCTGGATTTGGGTGGTGGCCTTATCGAACGCTGCGTAGCGTTCGTCGCCGTCGCCAAGGTACACGGGGTAGAACGCCATCTTCTCGACGTAGGTCGAGCCGGGATCGACTTTGACAATCGGCCCGCGTTGGTAGTCGCTAAACGGATACACCCACCCGCGGGTGAAGTACGTGAGCGGGACGTTCCAGAAGTGGTGGTAGTACAGGTAGAATGCGGCGCGGTGCGTCGTTGCTTCGCCGCGGTTCGTATTGAACGAAATGGACGACGCGATGACCTCACCGACGCCGTACCCCTCGGACTCGTTCGTCATGGCGAGCCACGGCACGTCCTGATCGACGCGCGTGCCCCATTCGTCCTGCCAGTTCGGGCCGTGCGCCGTGCGGATGGTGCGCAGTGCGCCGTTCTTCTCGCGCCACACGAAATGGTCCACGAGGTGCGTATCGAGTACGAGTTCGCCGTTTCGGATCGCGGAGGCGTTCAACTCATCGCGCACTTCCGTCACGGTGGTGCACTTCATGTACGGCGAGTTCGAGTAGAACGTGTACGTAACGGACGCATACACCTGCGGCGTCCAATCCGGCATGCGCCCACGGTTCGTAATGCGAAACATGATGGGGCCGTTCGCGGTCACGGTCGTGTCGTCCGGCGGGTTCCAGGCGAACGTGTGGCCCCACTTTCCGTTGTCGGAGAACGAATCCGGGTTCCAGTGCGCCGCGAGGGTCAACGAGTTCGTGAGCAACGGCGCGGGCTTATCATCGCGGCCCTTGATGCGAAACGATTTCACCTGACCGGAGCTGTCGTCGAGGTCGGTTACAAAATACTTGTTCTCGACCACGACCCCCGGGAAGTCGCCGCCTACTTTCAGGTCGGTGTCTGCCGCGGGTGCGGGCGACGGCTTGTCGTTCCCGTACAACGCGACATATACCCGCGACGCAAGTGCGGGCACGGACGCCAGGAACACCGCCTCGACCATCTGCGACGGATGCTGCAAATAGTTCGGATTCGACGTGCCCGGCGGACGCCCGATAAATCGTCGCGGGTTGAACGTCTGGACCGCGACCGGCGTGAGTGCGCCGCCGTCGTCCACGGAGAACAGGCGCAATTCCTTTTCGATGTCCGCGCAGTCTTCCGCGCGGGCGGTGAGCGAAATCTCGACCGGCTCGTTCTCGCGCGCGAGCCCGGCGGGTTCGGTCAAGACGAGCGACTGATAACGCGTCCACCCCTTCGGCACGCCGCCGGATCCGGGCGCCTTCGCGTTGACCGATTTTACGATGGGTTCCGACCTGTCCGCGGCAGAGACATGGATGTCGATCGTCGTGTCCTCGTCGTTGTGCCAGACCGATCTCGTGACAATAACGACGTTCGGCGCGGAGTCCGCGTCGCGCGTGATCCATCCGGATTGGACATGCGAGAAACCATCGACGAATACGTAGAACGAATCCGAATCGACGCCATTCACGACGACTTTCGAAAGCGTGGCGCCTTTGCCTTCGGTCCAGTCGCCGAGCGGCACGACGATTTCGAAATAGGGGTACGCGACGGTGGGAGCGACAAATGTAACGCCGTCCACCTTCTTCGGATCATACGGCGAATCGTAGAGCACGTTGCCATCGCCGACGTCACGGCCGCGCTCGACGGATTCCGCCGCGGAGAACGCAAACGGCGCCGCAAGCGTCGCAACGAGTATTGAGGTTACTGCTAGATGTTTCATGGCTTACTTCTTCTCGCCGTCGGCGGCCTTGTGTCCGCTCACCGCGCCCGCGACGCCTTCGTCAAACGGCATGGTTAGGATCGGCATCACCCATGTCTCGGGCGTGCGGTCGTTCGTGGCGGCCCATTCGTGTACCCGCAGCGGGTTCGTCAGCAGCTTCTGGTGGTGTTTGATCTCGGCAAAGGGATCGTCTCCTTTCGCGAACCGGAACGCGATCCACGCGTTCTTGTCGTGGTAGTACGCGCCCGCGCGCACGGGCATCATGCGCGTGAAGTTTGTGCCGCCAAAGGGGTACACGATCGGGCGCGACCAATACACCCACGGCCCGTTTTGCACGTAGAAATAGGGCTGCGCCTCGCTGGGCGGATGCCCGTAGCGGTTGCCGTTCGTATACTCGATCGCGATATTGGCGAAGCCGACTTTCTTCTCGCGGTTCACGAGCGCCATCCACGGCGTGTCCGCGGGGACCTCGAGCGCGTGTATCGGGTGCTTGCGCGCGGACTCGACGTCCATCGTCTGCACCTTGCCGAGCGCGTCTTCCCACACGAATTCTTTGAGCGTTTCGTGGTTGAACACGATCTCGGCGTTGCGCAGCGCCTGCACGAACATGTCCTTGCCCACTTCCATGAACGACGACACGATTACGTAGGGCTTGTGCGCGTAGAACGAATAGCCCACGCTCGCGACGACAGAGTCCATGTGCGGCAGCGGCGCGTACCGTCGCGTCCGGTGCAACAACGGGCCGCTCACCTGGTCGAAGATGGGCGTTTCCCAATCGCTGATGTGGACCCAGGGCGTCGGCGGCGAATAGATGTCCGGGTTCCAATGGACCGCGCCGTTGGTCTCGAGTTTGTGTTCGAGCGTAACGGGATCGCCTTCGCCGCGAATCGTGATGGTCTCGACCGATCCGCTGTTCACGGAGAGGAAATAGCTGTAGGTCTCATTCTCGACCGTTTGGCTCAAGCGTTCACCCTTGGCGACCTTCAAATCGCTTTCGAGCGCGGGCTTCTCCGCGTTCGGGTTACCGTACGCAAGGTAGTAGACCTTTTCTTCGTAGGCCGCGACGTCGGCGAAGAAGACCAATTCAATGGTTGTTGTCGCGTCATATCGATGAACCAGCGCGCCGGTCTCGGGGTCCTTCTCTTCCGAGTTTAGAAGGCGTTCGTCACGCCAGACCGTTACGTTCGTGATCTGCGACGGCGCGACAAGCCAGCCGTCTGCGCCGGCCTTCGGATGCGTCGGGTCGTAGGTCACAATGCGAACTTCGTTCTCCGGTTTTTTGATATCGTCGGCAAAGACCGCGACCGCGACGTGGACGGGTTCCTGATCGCGGCGCAGGCCCGCGGTTTCTTCGGCGACAAGCGACGCGGAATGCGGCCAGTCCGCGCTCCAATAGCCGCCGGAACCTGGCGCTTCGCCTTCGGCGGAATACACTGTTTCCTTGCCCGCCTCGTCGGCGACGGTTACCTGCATGGAATGCTTCGAGGCGTTCAGCCACGAGAGGGGCGCGGTTACGCGAAAGTTGCGCGTGCCGTCCACGACGCCATCGTAACTTTCGCCCTCAACTGGGTCGTCTTTCTTGTACGCCTGCGCATACGACTTACCGAAATTGAAGTACCTCGCATCGCGGTTCTTTTTTCCGTCCACGTCTACAGATTTCACTTTGCCCGCGGCGACGATTTCCTTTGGAACCGTGAGCGCGATGTGGTGGTACGGGAAGTCGTGCGTCGGCCCGGCGAATGACACGGACGCGCTGCCGCGTTTCTCCGGCGCCTTGTCCGCCGCGGCCAGTTTCACGCGCTCGCCGGATTCGGTCGTGCCTTCGACGGCAATTGCGTATTGCGTGTTCGGCGTCCAATTCGCATAGACGGACACGGTGAAATCCTCGTTTCCGTGCACGACGCGATGGCCGTTGAAGATACCCTGGTTCGCAACGATGAAAGTTTCGAACTGTTTTTCGTTTACTTTGACGGAATCGACGCGAAACTCCGGCGAACCTTTCGGAAAGTGCGCGACGAGATCGTAGGCGATGCCCGCGGTTTCGCCGATCGAAGCGAAATCAACCTTTAGCGGTCCGGGGGGCGCATTGGGTTCGGCCAAGCCCGAGGGCCGCGGATGTAACGCGGAGAAGGGCGTCGAGTCGCCCGCGTGCGCGAGGCCCGCGAACACGAGACCCAGCGCGAGCCACATGCAATTTCGCGAAGTAAACATAGTCATCTCCCGTTCCGTTGCGACACTACTTCAGCAATTCCTGCATCGCATTCATCAATACCGGTTCCGCTTCCGGCGCGGTGCCGGACACGTACACTTGCGTTTCGTAGCCGCCCTGCGAATACGAGACGGTCGTGCCGATGTACCCCATGCCGTAGTCGCCGTACGCGGCCATGCACACGGGCGCGTCCGGCCGCATCGCCTGCGCGGCGAGTTGGTACTCGACGAACAATTCGCCGGGCATGTGCAGAATGGCGACAGGGCCTATCTGCAATCTTGTCAGCGCGATGGTGTCACCCGATTCGCAGCGCTCGGCCCACGCGAGTTCGCCCGCGGCGCGACGGCGCTGGCCCGGGTCCGCGTTTGCGTCCGCGAGCAGCGCGCGCTCGTGTTCGATTGAAATCTCGGCGCGGCGCGGAAGGGCGACGGCGATTCCCTTCCACTGCACGTCGTCCGCCGAGAGCGGCTTTTTCTCCGTGGACTCGAACGCCTTTTTCATGCCTTCGGCGAGACGCCCGGCGAGCGCGGGACGGTTCACCGGATTTCCGTCGTTGAACTTTCCCGCGGTCACGTTGCCGCCGGCGCCATTGAAATGAATCCACGCGGCATTCGGGACAGCGTCTTCGCACATCTTCCGCGCGATGCCGGGGAAGTCCCAGGTGACCTGGCCCATGCCGTAGTAACTTTGCGGGTGCGTCGTGTAATACGTAAGGACGGCCACGGGCGTATCACCGTCCCAAAAACTGACCGCGCGCGCGAGGGGATCGATTGTGCCCACGGGTTGGGCGCGCGCTTCGGGGTCTTTCGTCGCGGACCAGCGAATCCACTTCACGTTGCCGTCCGGCCCGAGCACGCGGCGGTTCGACGCGACGTCGATTACCTCCGCCTTCCCGAACCCAATGTGCGATAGGGAGCGCGGGCGCTTGATCGCTTCGGCGGCGGCGGCGACGGTCTTGTCGAGCGCCTCTTTGGCGTGATCCAGGTTGCACATGGATCCGCCCAGGCCGTGCTTTTCGAGCAGGGCCTCGCTGCTTGCGTCAATGACCGGCGCGTCGTGTTGGTGCAGGCAATGGACGGCGACACGATCGGCAGATGTGCCCGACGCGGTCGCCAGCGCCTCGCACCATGCGTCGTGCGAGGCGTTCGCAATGCCGGTGTAGTCCACCGCGCACAACACAATCGGCTTTTGCCCCTCCGGGAGGATGACGATACCGCGCGAAGTGAGCGGGTCGTCCACGCCGCGCACGGGCATCACAGCGCCCCCGCAGAGTGGCGCGCCAATTGGCGGCGTGATATCGGCGACAAACGTTGCAATCGAGACTTGTTGCGGTTGGGCAGGAAGGCAGGCAGTAACGAACAAGAGGCCAGCAGCAACAGTTCTTATTTGGAAAACAGACGATTTCATGGGTTATACGAATGCTCAACCGACGGATCGCCGACCGTGTCCGCCGGCATGCGGGTTTTGGTTTCCGCGGTCGAGGGCGCGTCTATATCCAGCGTCATATACACAACAAGAATCCTCACTCTATTCGGGCTTCGTGATCGGCGAATCTTTTGACAGCCAGGAGACCACCAGGCTGGATTTGACAATCATGAAGATTGCAAGCGCGCAGCGGACGCTGCTGGAAAGTACATACCAATTACCCATAAGCAGATCGTGCGTTTTCAACATCGTCACCAGACCTTCGAATACGTCCGGCACATCCCTTACAAGGAAGTAGAGGCCTAAGAGTTTTATCCCCAGTTCCAAATGCGAGGTCCACAATACTGGCTGCGTCTGCGATTCCGCGTCCTCCTGAGGTTTGAAAAGGAACTGCAACACGCGATCGGTGCGGAACATGAACTTGAAAGCGGCAAAGATATAGATCATCGGCGCGAGCACGCCGAGGGCGCGCATGCCTAGCGGGAAGTAATTTTCCGCGTCTTCCCCCGTGACGAAAACTGCGGCAGACAAACCACTCACAAACATCAATATCCCCGTCAGCATAAAGTACAATCCCAACAATTTTACCGCGGCGCCCGCGAACTCGCGTTGGTTCATTGGCAGGCCTTCCGCACGTTGTGATCGACGCTGGACAAGGCGGGTCTCATGCCGCTTGCCTCGACTCGTGTTCCTCCGGTTTCGCACCCGCACCATGCTTTTTCAAGAACGCGCGCAGCGTATCGAGAAACTTTGGATCGCGAATCGTCGAGATGTGGTCGGTGCCCTCGATGTATACCGTCTCGTGGTTGCCCATCACGTCCTTCATGCGGTCCACGCCGTCACGCAGCGGGTCGTTCGTGCCTACGATCGAGATCGTCGGCACGGTGCACGCCTTCAATTCCGCTTCGGTGACAATGAGATTGTTGAGGCTGCGCATCACGCAGGCGAGCGCCTTGGCGTCGTTTGTCAGATTGAGAACGTAATTGATGCTCAGCAGGCCACGGCGGCCGGGGAGCTTGCCCGGCGGCGAGATGGCCTGGAACAGCGGGGTGAAATCCTGCCTTTCTTCCAACGATTCCGCAATTTCAAGAGTATGGTTGTCGGGATCGTTTTCGCGTTCCCAGCCCGCGCCGCAGGGCGCCGCACTCAGCAATCGCTCCGGGTACATCGTCACGAATTTTAGCGTAATGAAACTGCCCATCGAGTAGCCGACGACGTGCGCCTTTTCGATCTTCAGATGGTCCAACAGGCGCACGATGTCTTTACAGAATTCGGTCCCATACTTTGCTGGATCGTGGGGTTTACCGCTCAGGCCGTGTCCGCGATTGTCGAGGCAAATGACTTTGTAGTCCTTGGCCAGCGCCTCCGTAATTCCCGGCGCGCGCCAGTTTGCGTCCGCGTTCGCCGCAAACCCGTGTACGAGAACGACCGGCTCGCCCTGGCCTTCGACGGTGTAGTGAATCCTCACGCCGTCCGCGTCGAAGTACTCGCCGACCACGCGCTTCGTGATGTTGTGGTACGTCCACCCCGCGCCGGCTAGCGCGAGCACGAGGAGGGCGATGAGGACTAGGAGGAGTTTGCGTTTCATGTTTCGGGTTTCGGGTTTCGGGTTTCGGGTTTCGGGTTTCGGGTTTCGAAAATGCAAAGCAAAACTGTACCGACATAGCAATCGAAAAACTTCGATGTGCTATGCATTCGTTCAAGTTAGGCGTCGATTTTTAAGCGCGACTCCATGCTTGGACATATCGTAGCCACTGAATCGAGATGACCTTTCGATAGATG encodes:
- a CDS encoding alpha/beta hydrolase; translation: MKRKLLLVLIALLVLALAGAGWTYHNITKRVVGEYFDADGVRIHYTVEGQGEPVVLVHGFAANADANWRAPGITEALAKDYKVICLDNRGHGLSGKPHDPAKYGTEFCKDIVRLLDHLKIEKAHVVGYSMGSFITLKFVTMYPERLLSAAPCGAGWERENDPDNHTLEIAESLEERQDFTPLFQAISPPGKLPGRRGLLSINYVLNLTNDAKALACVMRSLNNLIVTEAELKACTVPTISIVGTNDPLRDGVDRMKDVMGNHETVYIEGTDHISTIRDPKFLDTLRAFLKKHGAGAKPEEHESRQAA